The Candidatus Nitrosocaldus cavascurensis genome segment TGCTTGATACATCTGCTCTATGCACTATTGCAGTGTATGGGTTGTGCATAGGCATTATATCAAGGCTATACTTGTCTATGAACAGTGCATCTGCATACATTCCTTCAGCAAGGTATCCTAACCTGTTTAGCCTAAATATCCTTGCTGGGTTAACAGTAACCATCTTGATGATCTCTCTAGCATCTATGCCTCTACCCTTATCGCTTTTGTACATGAGCCTTGAGACCTTCCATAGATAATCCATCTCCCTGAAGAGATCTGGAGAGTTGAGCATAACGTTATCAGTGCCTATTGCAACAGAGCATCCAAACCTGAGCATATCCCATACCCTTGGCATCCCTACACCTAGTACAGCATTTGCCCTTGGGCATACAACTATACCTATACGCTTGGATGCTGCAAGCATGAGTTCATCATTGCTTGCAACTGTCATATGCACTAGAAAGTCTGGTCTTGTTATGCTTAGTATCCTGCTAACCTCGCTCATGCCAAACCTCTCCATAGAGTATGCCTTTGACTCCTCTGATTCGCATGCATGCATGCCGAATACCTTGCCCCTTGATATTGCTATAAGTGCTAACTGCTCCAGCGCCTTTCTACTATACTCATTCGCCCCACTCAATCCAAATCCATCTGCTACACCTACAACATTCAAAGCCTCTTCAATAGCATTATCTGGAAGAGGTTCATCATCCCCTGCATAGCTGTAGTGCTCAACCCTGCCCAGTGCAAGATACCTCATCGCTAAACCATCCATACTCTCCCTTAGCATATTCACACCGTTCAGCCCTTGCTCCCTAAAGTCTATGAACGTTGTGATCCCTTTGCTTAGCATTGCTAGTGCTGAGGATCTTATGAAGTGCATTATATGCTTGCTCATACTCTTGCTCAGCACCCTACTCTTCACACCAAATACTGGATGTATGCTCTCGTTGAACCCTAGGTTGTATGTTACATCCTTTGCTATTGAATCTGCTATATGGGTATGTGCGTTTATGAATGATGGTATCATTAGCAAGCCCTCACAGTCTATGCTATAATCAGCATCAACATAAGAAGTATCAGAATCGTTGGAGTTGGACTGTCTTCCATTATTATCATCATCAACAATAACATCAACATCCTTGATTAAGCCAGTGCAATCATCCACTGTTATGCTTGCCCTTTCAAGGAACTCAAGATCGCTACCATATAGCATACTGATATTCCTTATCCTTATAAGCAACTCAACTCAACCACATTATCAACAGGAAGAACCTGACTCTTATCTTCTTGCATGATATCAATCCTCTTACTCTTACTCTTGCTCCCATCCATACTCTTCCTCATCTCCCTTATGCTATCGAGTGCTCTAGTTGCAAGCATGGCAGCACTCCTTGCATCCCTAGCAATGCCTATTCCACATTTAAGCCTCACAGAGGTCTTTGTCATAACATCTCTAATAGCCTCTTCCACCTCCCTCTTCCCTAACCTACTAGATACTACCATGAAGTTATCCCCGCCCAAGAAGAATGTTAACGATCCCTTCTCCAAGAACCTCTCAGCAATCTCAATATGTAGCCTCGTAACCAGCAATGATATCTGATATGGTAAGAGCCTAGAACTTACATCAGTTGTTGAGCCATCAACATCTATATGCATTATCTGCACCAACCCATCACCTTCTAATTTATTGGGATCATCTGCTACAAACAAACCTCTACCTACTGCACTACTTGCCATCTTTGCACTCTTATGTGCCTTGTAAGGGGTATCTGCAATGCCTATCCTCATGCTTATGTTAAGATCGTATGAGGTTGTTATAGCATCTAGAATGCTCCTATGCTCCTCTACGCTTATCCCATTGCTCACAGCGAACATCTCATCGAACCTATTGAAGAATACTAGACCATTCCTCTTTGAGAACTGCTCCTGCATATCACTATATAGTCTTGATTGGAGTATCTGTAGTCTATGCTCCCTATCACTCCCAAGGGTTGCTGTCCATGGTCCATAACCCTCAAGCCTTATGAGTGTGATCTGTATCATCTCCCTTCCTGCACCTGTTGCCTGACCTACCTTATCACAATCGTTCCTCCTGCATCCTCCCTATTAGAGTCTATGCCCTTGCCATTATCCTTGCCCTTACCCTTACTCCTTAGCATCCTAAGCCTCTTGACCATGTTCACAGCAGCGCTCACTGCCCTTGTAGATACTGGATTTATCCTATCAACTGCCTGCTCATAGTTCATCCCAGGACCAGATATGCCCAATGCAACTGGTTTGCCATACCTAAGCGCTAGATCTGCTATAAGCCTTGATGCATTTAATGCTACGATTTCATCATGCATGGTCTCACCCTTGATGACAGCACCTAGAGTGACTACAGCATCCACATCATCCTTGCTCAAGAGATCTGCTACAAACAATGGCATATCGAACGTTCCTGGGACATAGCATATGTACCTTATCTCTGCATTCAACTCTTTGGCATGGTTGCATGCCCTCTCAAGCATGCTAGAGGTTATCTCACCATTGAACTCAGCAACTACTACCCCAAGCCTAATTGTATTGGTAGCAGTATCATCATTAAAGGTATGGCTAGACATACCCATTCCAATTCAATCTACACCATCTTCAGCAGTATCATCATCAATAAGCATCGATGCATCAAGGATACAGAGACCATGCCTCTCAGCATACCTCTCTGCCTTTTCAAATGGGAGTGCATTGTATGTTGTTGAGTCGAGCATCTCACATATAGCAACTGCTGGAAGAAGTCCTGCCTTCTCTGCCAGATATATAGCCATCTCAGTATGCCCCCTCCTCTCCTTGAGCAGGTTCTTTGCTGCTATGAGCAATGGCACATGCCCTGGGGATCTGAACGAGGATATGAACTCTGCAACCCCATCCTCTCCATTAAGCACAGATGCTGCTACGCTTGCCATCTTCGATATGGTTAATGCTCTATCCCTATCTGTTATCCCTGTGTATGTATCCTTGTGGTTTATGGTTATTGAGAATGCTGGTCTATCTCCATAGGGAGAGCATGTTGATACCATGCTCCTCAACCTACCATCCAATGCTAGATTGAGGAGATCATGCATGTAGAGCAAGCCCAATCTGCTTGCAACATCATGACCCAATGCTAAGCATATCAACCCCCCTGCATCTCTACGCATTGTAGTAATACTCTTTGGGGTAACGAATTGGGCAGGGATGAGCATATCAACCTCATCCTCCCTATCCTTACTATCATGGAGTAGTACAAACCTCCCATCTCTCAACGCATCTATAGCATCCTCAAGGCTCGATCTAGATCCTATCTTGCTTCCTACCTTCAACCCCCTTTTCATTGCCTTCTCCTGTAACTCCTGGGAGTAGCATTATAAATCTTACTAATTATTTTGTATCTACTAATATATTGGTATGCTCTAGGAGGTTTGCTAGGTACCTAGCAATCATATCAACCTCGATATTAACAGTATCGCCCTCACGCTTTCTACCTAGGGTTGTTACCTGTAGTGTATGTGGTATCAATGCTACAGAGAATCTGTTGTCCTTGATGCTAGTAACTGTAAGGCTTACACCATCAACAGCAATGGAACCCTTCACTGCTATATACCTCATCAGAGAATTAGGGACCTCTATGCTCATAATTACCTGATCCCTCTCCTCCCTCCTCTCAACTATCCTGCCTATACCATCCACATGCCCTAGAACAAAATGCCCATCTATGCTATCCCCTACCCTAAGGCTAGGCTCAAGGTTAACACTATCTCCTCTCTTAAGCATGCCTAGATTAGTTCTTGCAATAGTCTCTCCTACTAGGTTGAACCTTGCTCTACTACCTTCTAGTGCAACAACTGTCAAGCATACACCATTAACTGCTATGCTATCCCCTACACCAACTCTAGCAGCGATCTCCTTGATATCTACTGTAATGGTCATTGCACTACCTTCACCCTCACTCATCCTTACATCCTCTACTATGCCCATACACTTGATTATACCTGTGAACATATACATCATCTCACCATGGATCAGTCTGTGCTGCTACCTATAGCCTCCAGTAGTGCCTTTGCCCTCTTGTAGTGTACAGCATCAACCATCCTGCCTTCAAGCCTAACAGCACCTCGCCCTTGCTTCATAGCCTCCTCCAACGCTACTACAACCTTCCTTGCCCACTCAATCTCATCCTTGCTTGGCACGAAGACCTTATGTACAGGCTCTATCTGCCTTGGGTGTATTATGCTTTTCCCCTTGTAGCCTAGCCTCATCCCTAGCATAGCATCCCTTATTAGCCCATCCACATCATCAACTGCCTGCCATATACCATCTATTGCATATACACCTGCTGCTCTAGCATCAACAGGGATCTTTGCTCTAGCATAGTTGAAGCCTATAGCATCCTCAGCATACTCTAGCCCCATATCATGCATAAAGTCGAATACACCAAATATTAAGGCTGAGACCCTATCACTTGAAGATGCTATACTGTATGCATTAACAACACCCCTTGCACTCTCTATAGATGGCATGATCTCTATGTTCTTTCCTATACCATACTTCTTCTCAAGTTCATCAAGCACCTCTGCTACCTTTGTAACCTCCCTTGCCTCATTAACCTTGGGTATAACTATACCATCAAGCCCCTCATCAACTACCTTCAGATCATCCTTAATCAGTCCTGAATCTGGCGAGTTCACTCTAATGTATAGTTCAGATGCGTAATCCTTCCTAGCCTTTATAGCATCCCTTACCATTGTCCTTGCCCTATCCTTCTCATCCATTGGTACAGAATCCTCAAGGTCCAAGCATATTATATCTGCCCTTAGGGTCTTTGCCTTCTCTATGAACCTTGGGTTGTTACCTGGCACGAAGAGCAGTGTCCTTATCAGCCTACCTGCTATGGTCATGGCATATAACAGGTTAGGAGATGATTTAGTCTTTACTCTCCTTCAAATAATATATAAAAATAATGATAATAGTTTAGAGTTTGGATGGTGTTGTTACCAACTTGCCTATTATCTTATTCTCCATCATCATCACATGCCCCTCAACCATCCTGCTGAATGGGAGTACATCATGCACATACGGCTTTATCTTGCCCTTTGAGACCCAGTATATAACCTCGCTCAGTTCTGCCCTTGTACCTTGTGTTGAGCCAAGAAGGTTTAGACCCTTGAAGAAGAGGTATCTTAGGTCCAACTGTGCATCATAGCCTGTTGTTGCTCCAGTGGTTACAAGCGTACCACCCATCTTAAGCAACTTAACCTCATCAAGGAATACTGATTTGCCTATATGCTCAAATACAACATCAACTCCCTGCTTGTTCGTATACTCCCTAACCTTCCTTGCCCAATCTGGCTCTCTATGGTTAACAACGTAATCTGCCCCTAGTTTCCTACAAACCTCCATCTTCTCATCGCTCCCTGCAGTTGCTATAACTGTGCAGTTGAATAGCTTGGCTATCTGTATGCCTATACTCCCAACACCACTAGTACCTCCCATTATAAGCACAGTCTGCCCTGGATGTATCCTTGCCCTACCTACAAGCATGTGCCATGAGGTCATCCCAACCATGGATACTGCTGCAGCATCGGTGAAGGATACATTATCTGGCAACTTGACTACGTTGACCTCTGGCAGTTTTGTGTACTCAGCGTATGCACCATCTAGAGGACCAGTCTGGAAGCCCCATACAAGCCTCTCATTGCAGTCATACTCCCTGCCAGAGATGCAGAGATCACACTTCCTGCATGATATGTTTGAGTGTGACACTACCCTATCTCCCTTCTTGAACCTTGTTACCTCTTCACCAACCTCAACAACTGTACCAGCAGCATCACTTCCAGAGATGTGGGGCATGGGAACCTTTATTGGTTCACCCCATATAGCCCAGAGATCGTTGTAGTTGTAGGCTGCTGCCTCAACCTTTATGAGCACTTCATTAGCCTTTATCTTCGGCACATCTATATCCTCTATCTTAACAACCTGTCTTGGATCCTTACTGTGTTCCCTGAATACTGCTGCCTTCATTAAGGCATGAGTTGGTTCAAACATTAATATACTTTATGAAGCCATAAGCATTAAGATTAAACTAGGTAGGTTATTAAATGTTAAATAATATGCTGCTAGAACAGCAGTAATGCCGCTCTATGGTCTCTTTGGGGAGCATACAGTTGAGAGCTGTCCATTGTACAATGAGAAGAGCAGGAGTACAGTCCTTATAATAAGCGAGCGTATCGATGAGGTAGCAAAGAGGCACGGTGTAAGGTTCTTAGGCATGTACCACTCTGCATTGGAGCATACATTTGTATGGGTTGCTGATGCTGAGGATGCACATAGGCTTCAGAGGTTTGCAATGGATCTTGATATAGCATCGTTCAATGCTTTGAAGATAGTGCCATTGGGAACCTTCAACGATCTAGTTGAGGCATGCAAGAGGTTGGAGTCTTCGAAGCCAAGATAAATAATAATATAGTAGTTCTTTCTTATCTTTTTAAATCAGTACCTTGCATACTACTGCAATGAATATAGGTGTAATTGGTATAGGGGCTGGTGCAGCAATAATTGTGATAGGTGTATTGGCAATATTCATATCTGGTGATGAGTTTGCCTTCATAAGGGGGATGATGCTCATAGTAACTGGGATACTGATATTTGGTTTATCATTTAGGTTCAAGGCCATAAGGTATGGTAGTGCTAAGGATAGGGAGAAGGGCAAAGATAAGAGGTAGAAGAGGAGAGAGGAATCAATTAATTAAGGAAGGAAGGAAGAGGATGTAGAAAGAAGGAAGGGATGGGAATCATCTTATAATTTAAGATCATCATCCCCTATATTACAAAATGATGATAGAATAGGTTAAATAGTGGAATAAGAATGCTAGATTATGCCAACTGCATATGTGTTAATAAACTGCGATCTAGGAGCAGAGGAGGAGATAATAAAGGAGATAAGGAAGATACCAGAGGCAAGGGAGGTTGCTGGAGTATATGGTGTGTATGATATAGTGGCAAAGATAGAGTCTGATTCGATGGACAAGTTGAGGGAGATAATAACGTGGAAGATAAGGAGGATAGACAAGGTAAGATCAACGTTAACTATGATAGTTATAGAGGGCCAAGGGCAGCAGGTTAAGAAGTGAGCACTAGCAGCCTCTTCAATGTGGCCAAGAACCTTGCTATATCATCCTCGCTGTTGAAGAAGTGAGGAGAGACCCTGACTATTTTCTTCTTTAATACCTCTCTCTCAGCAACTATTATGCCCTCTCTCTCAAGATCTCCAACCAGTCTCCTAACCATAGTATCGCTATCCTTATCATTGAAGTTGAATGACACTATGCTTGATCTCAGCCTAGGATCATCTGGCCCATAAAGCTTTATGAGTTTATCATATTGATGATTCTGTAATTCTTCCCTTATCATCCCCGCAAGGTGCATATTCCAGTTCCTTATCTTTGCTATCCCTATGCTATTTATGTACTGTAACGCTGTAAGCAATCCAGCAAGCAGTGCATATCCTCTAAACCCAGCCTGCATCCTGTAAGGCATCTCCCTGTAGCATAGTCCATCATGTATGAATGCTGACTCTCCTCCAACATACAGTGGTTCAATATCATCCCATGCATCTCTACTGCAGTAAAGTATGCCCAAGCCAGGAGGTGCACATAACCACTTGGATGATGGGAATGCGATGAATGAGCAGCCTAGTCTCTTAACATCAACATCCATGCACCCAACGCTCTGTGCAGCATCAACGAATAGGTGTATCCTCCTATCGCTATCCCTTAACACCTTGCTAACCTCCTCCACTGGTAAGATGAGGCCAGTGTTGAAGAGTACATGGCTCAATGCTACAAGCCTTATCCCTTCAGAGTTAACGATCTTCTCCAACTCCTCAACATCTATACTCCCATCCTCATCCTTGAGGTTGAGTGTTCTTATCGTTACTCCTCTTCCATCCCTCAACCTTAACCATGCATAATGGTTTGCAGGATGCTCATGCTCCCCATCCCTTATAACTATAGCATCACCCTTGCCTATCTTAAGAGAGTTTGCAACGATGTTTATGGCATGGGTTGTGCTCTGTGTGAAGATTATCTCATCCTCCCTACAGTTTATCAGCCTTGCAACCTCCTTCCTAGCTCTGCTCAAGAGCTCATCCAACATAGATGCTGATGCATTAGAGTCTGGACCATACTCATCGTAGGAGATGAGAAAGTCTGTTACAGCCTTTATTGCTATGAATGGTACAGGTGCGCTGGATGCGTTGTTAAGGTATATGCCCCTCATCCTTGGGAAATCCCTCTTTATAGAATCTGGATCCAAATTCATTATTATCGGTACATACTTACAATGGTGTACAATTTAAAGATATGAATATGGTAGGGGAGGGGAGTGAGGAGGAAGGGAAAAGGAAGAAGAGGAATGATGTGTTGCTAACCCTGCTTGATTGCTATGGTATCAACCTTATTGTAGCAGAGGATGCCCTAGCAAGGATATGCCTACTATCAAGCCTTGTAAGATCTTTAGATGATGGTAGGATAGTGTACATAGATCTGGATACAGTATTCACTGCATATGTGATGCATGGTATCATGGGCATAAAGGAAGAAGGAAGCAAGGGCGCAAAGATCGATATAATGGTGCCAGATATAGGCAGGGTTGAGGATCTGCTTGCTACTGCTTGCTCAAACATAGATGCAGATACAAGGTTAGTGGTACTTGATTCAATACATGGATTCTACCATCTCTACGATAGGGTTAAGGTAACCTCACTCAACCAACTCTTAACATCATACATAACATTACTTGCAATGCATGCAGAGAGATACTCCATACCATTCCTAGTCACTAGTATAAGGAAGAAGAGGATAGTTGAGGGAGTAGGAACTACACAGGCATACAGCAGCAGATACCTATGGAGTAAGAGTAGTACTATAATCTCAGCAAGGTACTCCAGTAGAGATTACATGCTTATGGTACGTGTAGTGAAGCATAGAATTGATATGCTTAAGGATACCATACATGCGTTGAAGGTTGCAAATTATTGATACACACCATAACAGTTTGATATGAATCATGCATACATTCCTCTTTCATCAACAGATGGTTAATGTTTGTAAACATAATACGTACTAGCAAGTTGGTCTCTAGCATGTAGAATCCTATCTATCTACCTTTTTTCCCTCAGCAAGATATCATATATACATTCATCTATTACTACTACTTACCTTCTCCAACTCTTCTATTGCCTTATCTGCTAGCGTGTTCCTCTTTGGGGTTGTTACTATAAAGTAGTTCTTATCAGCCCTTTCCACTGCAGTAACCTTCCTATACTTTAGGGTTGAGAGATCGAACTCCATCAAG includes the following:
- a CDS encoding amidohydrolase family protein, encoding MLIRIRNISMLYGSDLEFLERASITVDDCTGLIKDVDVIVDDDNNGRQSNSNDSDTSYVDADYSIDCEGLLMIPSFINAHTHIADSIAKDVTYNLGFNESIHPVFGVKSRVLSKSMSKHIMHFIRSSALAMLSKGITTFIDFREQGLNGVNMLRESMDGLAMRYLALGRVEHYSYAGDDEPLPDNAIEEALNVVGVADGFGLSGANEYSRKALEQLALIAISRGKVFGMHACESEESKAYSMERFGMSEVSRILSITRPDFLVHMTVASNDELMLAASKRIGIVVCPRANAVLGVGMPRVWDMLRFGCSVAIGTDNVMLNSPDLFREMDYLWKVSRLMYKSDKGRGIDAREIIKMVTVNPARIFRLNRLGYLAEGMYADALFIDKYSLDIMPMHNPYTAIVHRADVSSIRAVMLNGRVVHGRL
- a CDS encoding GTP cyclohydrolase IIa, producing the protein MIQITLIRLEGYGPWTATLGSDREHRLQILQSRLYSDMQEQFSKRNGLVFFNRFDEMFAVSNGISVEEHRSILDAITTSYDLNISMRIGIADTPYKAHKSAKMASSAVGRGLFVADDPNKLEGDGLVQIMHIDVDGSTTDVSSRLLPYQISLLVTRLHIEIAERFLEKGSLTFFLGGDNFMVVSSRLGKREVEEAIRDVMTKTSVRLKCGIGIARDARSAAMLATRALDSIREMRKSMDGSKSKSKRIDIMQEDKSQVLPVDNVVELSCL
- the ribH gene encoding 6,7-dimethyl-8-ribityllumazine synthase translates to MSSHTFNDDTATNTIRLGVVVAEFNGEITSSMLERACNHAKELNAEIRYICYVPGTFDMPLFVADLLSKDDVDAVVTLGAVIKGETMHDEIVALNASRLIADLALRYGKPVALGISGPGMNYEQAVDRINPVSTRAVSAAVNMVKRLRMLRSKGKGKDNGKGIDSNREDAGGTIVIR
- the ribB gene encoding 3,4-dihydroxy-2-butanone-4-phosphate synthase, yielding MKRGLKVGSKIGSRSSLEDAIDALRDGRFVLLHDSKDREDEVDMLIPAQFVTPKSITTMRRDAGGLICLALGHDVASRLGLLYMHDLLNLALDGRLRSMVSTCSPYGDRPAFSITINHKDTYTGITDRDRALTISKMASVAASVLNGEDGVAEFISSFRSPGHVPLLIAAKNLLKERRGHTEMAIYLAEKAGLLPAVAICEMLDSTTYNALPFEKAERYAERHGLCILDASMLIDDDTAEDGVD
- a CDS encoding riboflavin synthase, with the translated sequence MFTGIIKCMGIVEDVRMSEGEGSAMTITVDIKEIAARVGVGDSIAVNGVCLTVVALEGSRARFNLVGETIARTNLGMLKRGDSVNLEPSLRVGDSIDGHFVLGHVDGIGRIVERREERDQVIMSIEVPNSLMRYIAVKGSIAVDGVSLTVTSIKDNRFSVALIPHTLQVTTLGRKREGDTVNIEVDMIARYLANLLEHTNILVDTK
- a CDS encoding HpcH/HpaI aldolase/citrate lyase family protein, giving the protein MTIAGRLIRTLLFVPGNNPRFIEKAKTLRADIICLDLEDSVPMDEKDRARTMVRDAIKARKDYASELYIRVNSPDSGLIKDDLKVVDEGLDGIVIPKVNEAREVTKVAEVLDELEKKYGIGKNIEIMPSIESARGVVNAYSIASSSDRVSALIFGVFDFMHDMGLEYAEDAIGFNYARAKIPVDARAAGVYAIDGIWQAVDDVDGLIRDAMLGMRLGYKGKSIIHPRQIEPVHKVFVPSKDEIEWARKVVVALEEAMKQGRGAVRLEGRMVDAVHYKRAKALLEAIGSSTD
- a CDS encoding zinc-binding dehydrogenase — translated: MKAAVFREHSKDPRQVVKIEDIDVPKIKANEVLIKVEAAAYNYNDLWAIWGEPIKVPMPHISGSDAAGTVVEVGEEVTRFKKGDRVVSHSNISCRKCDLCISGREYDCNERLVWGFQTGPLDGAYAEYTKLPEVNVVKLPDNVSFTDAAAVSMVGMTSWHMLVGRARIHPGQTVLIMGGTSGVGSIGIQIAKLFNCTVIATAGSDEKMEVCRKLGADYVVNHREPDWARKVREYTNKQGVDVVFEHIGKSVFLDEVKLLKMGGTLVTTGATTGYDAQLDLRYLFFKGLNLLGSTQGTRAELSEVIYWVSKGKIKPYVHDVLPFSRMVEGHVMMMENKIIGKLVTTPSKL
- a CDS encoding DUF3303 family protein, whose product is MPLYGLFGEHTVESCPLYNEKSRSTVLIISERIDEVAKRHGVRFLGMYHSALEHTFVWVADAEDAHRLQRFAMDLDIASFNALKIVPLGTFNDLVEACKRLESSKPR
- a CDS encoding Lrp/AsnC ligand binding domain-containing protein, whose product is MPTAYVLINCDLGAEEEIIKEIRKIPEAREVAGVYGVYDIVAKIESDSMDKLREIITWKIRRIDKVRSTLTMIVIEGQGQQVKK
- a CDS encoding aminotransferase class V-fold PLP-dependent enzyme, with the protein product MDPDSIKRDFPRMRGIYLNNASSAPVPFIAIKAVTDFLISYDEYGPDSNASASMLDELLSRARKEVARLINCREDEIIFTQSTTHAINIVANSLKIGKGDAIVIRDGEHEHPANHYAWLRLRDGRGVTIRTLNLKDEDGSIDVEELEKIVNSEGIRLVALSHVLFNTGLILPVEEVSKVLRDSDRRIHLFVDAAQSVGCMDVDVKRLGCSFIAFPSSKWLCAPPGLGILYCSRDAWDDIEPLYVGGESAFIHDGLCYREMPYRMQAGFRGYALLAGLLTALQYINSIGIAKIRNWNMHLAGMIREELQNHQYDKLIKLYGPDDPRLRSSIVSFNFNDKDSDTMVRRLVGDLEREGIIVAEREVLKKKIVRVSPHFFNSEDDIARFLATLKRLLVLTS